Proteins encoded by one window of Lycium barbarum isolate Lr01 chromosome 11, ASM1917538v2, whole genome shotgun sequence:
- the LOC132618778 gene encoding flotillin-like protein 6 isoform X1: MGSNELITLCFTRVTSILVRFKEVKQQRNGTMWYHVAKPSEFLVITGRGIDELKIAKRAMVWPFQKCTRIDVTPVNYTFEVNAMSVEKLSFLLPAVFTIGPRADDHNSLVKYARLLSLHQRDSHDVKELVQGIIEGETRVLAASMSMEDVFKGTKDFKSEVFGKVQVELNQFGLLIYNANIKQLVDVRGHEYFSYLGQKTQMEAANRAKVDVAEAKMKGDVGAKKSEGLTIQSASKIDVETKVITAQRQGQGKMEEIKVGSEVKIFENQQEAEVSEANAKLATKKAAWAQQAKMAEVESEKAVEIREAELQREVEQRNVLTKTENFKAQFLSRANVEYEIKVQEANWEYYQKQKAADAILYEKEKLAEARRVESDAETYAKKQAADVALYAKTKEAEGLVAFAAAQGFYIQTLLSALGGNYIALRDYLMINEGIYKDIAKFNAEAIRGLQPKITIWSNGDGEMSDGTNARKGNGAMKEMAELYSVIPRLLQTVNEQTKMLPPPWLSTYSTNKATSSESA, translated from the exons ATGGGTTCAAATGAACTCATAACTTTATGCTTTACACGTGTCACAAGTATTCTAGTAAGATTCAAG GAAGTGAAACAACAGAGGAACGGGACAATGTGGTACCATGTGGCAAAGCCATCCGAATTCTTGGTGATCACTGGCAGAGGAATTGATGAGTTGAAAATTGCGAAGAGGGCTATGGTGTGGCCATTTCAGAAATGCACAAGAATTGATGTTACCCCTGTAAATTACACCTTCGAAGTCAATGCCATGAGCGTGGAGAAGCTATCTTTCCTACTCCCCGCCGTTTTCACTATTGGTCCCCGGGCTGATGACCACAACAGCCTTGTCAAATACGCGAGGCTTCTTTCTCTTCATCAGCGCGATTCCCATGACGTAAAAGAACTTGTTCAAGGCATCATTGAGGGAGAAACGCGTGTCTTGGCTGCTTCAATGTCGATGGAAGACGTCTTTAAAGGCACAAAAGATTTCAAAAGCGAAGTTTTTGGAAAGGTTCAGGTGGAGCTTAACCAATTTGGCCTTCTGATATATAATGCTAACATTAAGCAACTAGTTGATGTCAGAGGTCATGAGTACTTTTCATACTTAGGCCAGAAAACTCAAATGGAAGCAGCAAACAGGGCAAAAGTTGATGTTGCTGAAGCAAAAATGAAGGGCGACGTTGGCGCCAAAAAGAGTGAAGGATTGACAATTCAAAGTGCTTCAAAGATTGATGTCGAGACAAAGGTAATAACCGCTCAAAGACAAGGTCAAGGTAAAATGGAGGAGATCAAGGTGGGATCAGAAGTTAAGATTTTTGAGAATcagcaagaagctgaagtgtcCGAGGCGAATGCAAAACTAGCAACCAAGAAAGCGGCATGGGCTCAGCAGGCAAAGATGGCAGAGGTGGAATCTGAAAAAGCCGTGGAAATACGGGAGGCTGAGTTACAGCGAGAAGTCGAGCAAAGGAATGTCCTGACTAAGACTGAGAACTTCAAGGCTCAATTCCTCAGCAGGGCTAATGTGGAATATGAGATTAAG GTGCAAGAGGCAAATTGGGAGTATTACCAAAAGCAAAAAGCAGCTGATGCAATACTGTATGAGAAAGAAAAGTTAGCAGAGGCTCGAAGGGTCGAATCAGACGCTGAAACATACGCGAAAAAACAAGCTGCAGATGTTGCGCTCTATGCCAAGACGAAAGAGGCAGAAGGACTTGTGGCTTTTGCAGCAGCACAAGGATTTTACATACAAACATTGTTGTCAGCATTGGGAGGAAATTACATAGCATTAAGGGATTACTTGATGATTAACGAAGGGATATACAAGGACATCGCCAAGTTCAATGCAGAAGCTATTAGAGGACTGCAACCGAAGATCACTATTTGGTCAAATGGTGATGGGGAGATGAGTGATGGAACGAATGCACGAAAAGGAAATGGAGCTATGAAGGAGATGGCCGAACTTTATAGTGTAATCCCTCGGTTGTTACAGACTGTGAATGAGCAAACTAAGATGCTGCCTCCACCATGGTTGAGTACTTACAGCACAAACAAGGCCACATCAAGTGAATCAGCTTAA
- the LOC132618778 gene encoding flotillin-like protein 6 isoform X2, protein MWYHVAKPSEFLVITGRGIDELKIAKRAMVWPFQKCTRIDVTPVNYTFEVNAMSVEKLSFLLPAVFTIGPRADDHNSLVKYARLLSLHQRDSHDVKELVQGIIEGETRVLAASMSMEDVFKGTKDFKSEVFGKVQVELNQFGLLIYNANIKQLVDVRGHEYFSYLGQKTQMEAANRAKVDVAEAKMKGDVGAKKSEGLTIQSASKIDVETKVITAQRQGQGKMEEIKVGSEVKIFENQQEAEVSEANAKLATKKAAWAQQAKMAEVESEKAVEIREAELQREVEQRNVLTKTENFKAQFLSRANVEYEIKVQEANWEYYQKQKAADAILYEKEKLAEARRVESDAETYAKKQAADVALYAKTKEAEGLVAFAAAQGFYIQTLLSALGGNYIALRDYLMINEGIYKDIAKFNAEAIRGLQPKITIWSNGDGEMSDGTNARKGNGAMKEMAELYSVIPRLLQTVNEQTKMLPPPWLSTYSTNKATSSESA, encoded by the exons ATGTGGTACCATGTGGCAAAGCCATCCGAATTCTTGGTGATCACTGGCAGAGGAATTGATGAGTTGAAAATTGCGAAGAGGGCTATGGTGTGGCCATTTCAGAAATGCACAAGAATTGATGTTACCCCTGTAAATTACACCTTCGAAGTCAATGCCATGAGCGTGGAGAAGCTATCTTTCCTACTCCCCGCCGTTTTCACTATTGGTCCCCGGGCTGATGACCACAACAGCCTTGTCAAATACGCGAGGCTTCTTTCTCTTCATCAGCGCGATTCCCATGACGTAAAAGAACTTGTTCAAGGCATCATTGAGGGAGAAACGCGTGTCTTGGCTGCTTCAATGTCGATGGAAGACGTCTTTAAAGGCACAAAAGATTTCAAAAGCGAAGTTTTTGGAAAGGTTCAGGTGGAGCTTAACCAATTTGGCCTTCTGATATATAATGCTAACATTAAGCAACTAGTTGATGTCAGAGGTCATGAGTACTTTTCATACTTAGGCCAGAAAACTCAAATGGAAGCAGCAAACAGGGCAAAAGTTGATGTTGCTGAAGCAAAAATGAAGGGCGACGTTGGCGCCAAAAAGAGTGAAGGATTGACAATTCAAAGTGCTTCAAAGATTGATGTCGAGACAAAGGTAATAACCGCTCAAAGACAAGGTCAAGGTAAAATGGAGGAGATCAAGGTGGGATCAGAAGTTAAGATTTTTGAGAATcagcaagaagctgaagtgtcCGAGGCGAATGCAAAACTAGCAACCAAGAAAGCGGCATGGGCTCAGCAGGCAAAGATGGCAGAGGTGGAATCTGAAAAAGCCGTGGAAATACGGGAGGCTGAGTTACAGCGAGAAGTCGAGCAAAGGAATGTCCTGACTAAGACTGAGAACTTCAAGGCTCAATTCCTCAGCAGGGCTAATGTGGAATATGAGATTAAG GTGCAAGAGGCAAATTGGGAGTATTACCAAAAGCAAAAAGCAGCTGATGCAATACTGTATGAGAAAGAAAAGTTAGCAGAGGCTCGAAGGGTCGAATCAGACGCTGAAACATACGCGAAAAAACAAGCTGCAGATGTTGCGCTCTATGCCAAGACGAAAGAGGCAGAAGGACTTGTGGCTTTTGCAGCAGCACAAGGATTTTACATACAAACATTGTTGTCAGCATTGGGAGGAAATTACATAGCATTAAGGGATTACTTGATGATTAACGAAGGGATATACAAGGACATCGCCAAGTTCAATGCAGAAGCTATTAGAGGACTGCAACCGAAGATCACTATTTGGTCAAATGGTGATGGGGAGATGAGTGATGGAACGAATGCACGAAAAGGAAATGGAGCTATGAAGGAGATGGCCGAACTTTATAGTGTAATCCCTCGGTTGTTACAGACTGTGAATGAGCAAACTAAGATGCTGCCTCCACCATGGTTGAGTACTTACAGCACAAACAAGGCCACATCAAGTGAATCAGCTTAA
- the LOC132617013 gene encoding 4-hydroxy-tetrahydrodipicolinate synthase, chloroplastic isoform X1: MSSSIIGRCHFSAIGTSRTNSRRTARWRSPRAAVIPSFHLPMRSNEVKNRTFADDIKALRLVTAIKTPYLPDGRFDLEAYDALVNLQIGNGVEGVIVGGTTGEGQLMSWDEHIMLIGHTINCFGGSIKVIGNTGSNSTREAIHATEQGFAVGMHAALHINPYYGKTSIEGMISHFDSVLPMGPTIIYNVPSRTGQDIPPRVIQTLAKSPNLAGVKECVGNDRVELYTSNGIVVWSGNDDECHDSRWDHGAAGVISVTSNLVPGLMRELMFGGKNPALNSKLMPLVEWLFHEPNPIAINTALAQLGVVRPVFRLPYVPLTKAKRVEFVKIVEEIGRENFIGDRDVQVLDDNDFVLVGRY, translated from the exons ATGTCATCTTCAATTATAGGTCGCTGCCATTTCTCTGCCATTGGAACTTCCAGAACAAACAG CAGGAGAACTGCAAGATGGAGGTCACCAAGAGCAGCAGTAATTCCAAGTTTCCACCTCCCAATGCGCAGTAATGAAGTTAAAAATAG GACGTTTGCCGATGACATAAAAGCACTTCGATTGGTTACTGCAATCAAAACTCCATATCTACCGGATGGCAGATTTGACCTTGAGGCTTATGACGCCTTAGTAAATTTGCAAATCGGAAATGGTGTTGAGGGTGTGATTGTTGGTGGCACTACAGGTGAAGGTCAATTGATGAGCTGGGATGAACATATCATGCTCATTGGTCACACAATCAATTGTTTTGGGGGATCAATCAAAGTCATCGGGAACACAGGAAGCAACTCCACGAGGGAAGCAATCCATGCGACAGAACAGGGATTTGCTGTAGGTATGCATGCAGCTCTTCACATTAATCCCTACTATGGGAAGACCTCCATAGAGGGTATGATTTCTCACTTTGACAGTGTGCTCCCCATGGGCCCTACTATCATTTATAATGTGCCATCACGAACTGGTCAAGACATTCCCCCACGTGTAATTCAGACATTAGCAAAGAGCCCTAACCTTGCCGGTGTCAAAGAGTGTGTTGGAAATGATAGAGTGGAGCTGTATACAAGTAATGGGATCGTAGTGTGGAGTGGGAATGATGATGAATGCCATGACTCAAGGTGGGATCATGGTGCTGCAGGAGTTATTTCTGTCACTAGCAACTTGGTTCCTGGTCTGATGCGTGAACTAATGTTTGGAGGAAAGAACCCTGCTTTGAACTCAAAACTGATGCCATTGGTTGAATGGTTGTTTCATGAACCAAACCCAATTGCTATAAATACAGCTTTAGCTCAACTTGGAGTCGTGAGGCCTGTCTTTCGCCTTCCGTATGTTCCACTTACAAAGGCAAAAAGAGTGGAGTTTGTGAAGATTGTTGAGGAAATTGGACGGGAAAACTTTATAGGGGATAGAGATGTCCAAGTTTTGGATGATAATGATTTTGTTTTGGTTGGTAGGTATTAG
- the LOC132617013 gene encoding 4-hydroxy-tetrahydrodipicolinate synthase, chloroplastic isoform X2 gives MSSSIIGRCHFSAIGTSRTNRRTARWRSPRAAVIPSFHLPMRSNEVKNRTFADDIKALRLVTAIKTPYLPDGRFDLEAYDALVNLQIGNGVEGVIVGGTTGEGQLMSWDEHIMLIGHTINCFGGSIKVIGNTGSNSTREAIHATEQGFAVGMHAALHINPYYGKTSIEGMISHFDSVLPMGPTIIYNVPSRTGQDIPPRVIQTLAKSPNLAGVKECVGNDRVELYTSNGIVVWSGNDDECHDSRWDHGAAGVISVTSNLVPGLMRELMFGGKNPALNSKLMPLVEWLFHEPNPIAINTALAQLGVVRPVFRLPYVPLTKAKRVEFVKIVEEIGRENFIGDRDVQVLDDNDFVLVGRY, from the exons ATGTCATCTTCAATTATAGGTCGCTGCCATTTCTCTGCCATTGGAACTTCCAGAACAAACAG GAGAACTGCAAGATGGAGGTCACCAAGAGCAGCAGTAATTCCAAGTTTCCACCTCCCAATGCGCAGTAATGAAGTTAAAAATAG GACGTTTGCCGATGACATAAAAGCACTTCGATTGGTTACTGCAATCAAAACTCCATATCTACCGGATGGCAGATTTGACCTTGAGGCTTATGACGCCTTAGTAAATTTGCAAATCGGAAATGGTGTTGAGGGTGTGATTGTTGGTGGCACTACAGGTGAAGGTCAATTGATGAGCTGGGATGAACATATCATGCTCATTGGTCACACAATCAATTGTTTTGGGGGATCAATCAAAGTCATCGGGAACACAGGAAGCAACTCCACGAGGGAAGCAATCCATGCGACAGAACAGGGATTTGCTGTAGGTATGCATGCAGCTCTTCACATTAATCCCTACTATGGGAAGACCTCCATAGAGGGTATGATTTCTCACTTTGACAGTGTGCTCCCCATGGGCCCTACTATCATTTATAATGTGCCATCACGAACTGGTCAAGACATTCCCCCACGTGTAATTCAGACATTAGCAAAGAGCCCTAACCTTGCCGGTGTCAAAGAGTGTGTTGGAAATGATAGAGTGGAGCTGTATACAAGTAATGGGATCGTAGTGTGGAGTGGGAATGATGATGAATGCCATGACTCAAGGTGGGATCATGGTGCTGCAGGAGTTATTTCTGTCACTAGCAACTTGGTTCCTGGTCTGATGCGTGAACTAATGTTTGGAGGAAAGAACCCTGCTTTGAACTCAAAACTGATGCCATTGGTTGAATGGTTGTTTCATGAACCAAACCCAATTGCTATAAATACAGCTTTAGCTCAACTTGGAGTCGTGAGGCCTGTCTTTCGCCTTCCGTATGTTCCACTTACAAAGGCAAAAAGAGTGGAGTTTGTGAAGATTGTTGAGGAAATTGGACGGGAAAACTTTATAGGGGATAGAGATGTCCAAGTTTTGGATGATAATGATTTTGTTTTGGTTGGTAGGTATTAG
- the LOC132617013 gene encoding 4-hydroxy-tetrahydrodipicolinate synthase, chloroplastic isoform X3 — MRILRTARWRSPRAAVIPSFHLPMRSNEVKNRTFADDIKALRLVTAIKTPYLPDGRFDLEAYDALVNLQIGNGVEGVIVGGTTGEGQLMSWDEHIMLIGHTINCFGGSIKVIGNTGSNSTREAIHATEQGFAVGMHAALHINPYYGKTSIEGMISHFDSVLPMGPTIIYNVPSRTGQDIPPRVIQTLAKSPNLAGVKECVGNDRVELYTSNGIVVWSGNDDECHDSRWDHGAAGVISVTSNLVPGLMRELMFGGKNPALNSKLMPLVEWLFHEPNPIAINTALAQLGVVRPVFRLPYVPLTKAKRVEFVKIVEEIGRENFIGDRDVQVLDDNDFVLVGRY, encoded by the exons ATGAGAATACT GAGAACTGCAAGATGGAGGTCACCAAGAGCAGCAGTAATTCCAAGTTTCCACCTCCCAATGCGCAGTAATGAAGTTAAAAATAG GACGTTTGCCGATGACATAAAAGCACTTCGATTGGTTACTGCAATCAAAACTCCATATCTACCGGATGGCAGATTTGACCTTGAGGCTTATGACGCCTTAGTAAATTTGCAAATCGGAAATGGTGTTGAGGGTGTGATTGTTGGTGGCACTACAGGTGAAGGTCAATTGATGAGCTGGGATGAACATATCATGCTCATTGGTCACACAATCAATTGTTTTGGGGGATCAATCAAAGTCATCGGGAACACAGGAAGCAACTCCACGAGGGAAGCAATCCATGCGACAGAACAGGGATTTGCTGTAGGTATGCATGCAGCTCTTCACATTAATCCCTACTATGGGAAGACCTCCATAGAGGGTATGATTTCTCACTTTGACAGTGTGCTCCCCATGGGCCCTACTATCATTTATAATGTGCCATCACGAACTGGTCAAGACATTCCCCCACGTGTAATTCAGACATTAGCAAAGAGCCCTAACCTTGCCGGTGTCAAAGAGTGTGTTGGAAATGATAGAGTGGAGCTGTATACAAGTAATGGGATCGTAGTGTGGAGTGGGAATGATGATGAATGCCATGACTCAAGGTGGGATCATGGTGCTGCAGGAGTTATTTCTGTCACTAGCAACTTGGTTCCTGGTCTGATGCGTGAACTAATGTTTGGAGGAAAGAACCCTGCTTTGAACTCAAAACTGATGCCATTGGTTGAATGGTTGTTTCATGAACCAAACCCAATTGCTATAAATACAGCTTTAGCTCAACTTGGAGTCGTGAGGCCTGTCTTTCGCCTTCCGTATGTTCCACTTACAAAGGCAAAAAGAGTGGAGTTTGTGAAGATTGTTGAGGAAATTGGACGGGAAAACTTTATAGGGGATAGAGATGTCCAAGTTTTGGATGATAATGATTTTGTTTTGGTTGGTAGGTATTAG